One window from the genome of Bdellovibrio sp. NC01 encodes:
- a CDS encoding NAD(P)/FAD-dependent oxidoreductase, with protein MIIGGGFAGLAAGKALANKSGLHVVLIDQRNHHLFQPLLYQVATAGLNPADIAVPIRAQFTNAENVEVHLGRVSQVNLKDKFIQEGDIRVDFDYLILACGAQHSYFGKNEWEEFAPGLKTVEQATEIRRRILSAFEEAENEQDPKRQEALLNFVVVGGGPTGVELAGAIADIARTVLVEDFKHINPASAHVMLVEAGPKILASFDEKLSAHALRDLKDLGVDVRLNGRVENITATGVQIGNEFVQTKSVFWAAGVQASRLNLSPTVEMDRAGRIKVNKDFSVPGHKEVFVVGDMAAFELTSGKSLPGLAPAAMQAGRYVADVILKEIAGKKHDDFKYLDKGQMATIGKRKAITQYGRIRMVGFFAWMAWLFVHVFYLIGFKNRISVMAQWTWSYLFSKRGARLITERDWKLKP; from the coding sequence ATGATTATTGGCGGAGGTTTTGCCGGCTTAGCTGCTGGCAAAGCCTTAGCGAATAAATCAGGTCTGCATGTGGTGCTTATCGATCAACGAAATCACCACCTGTTTCAGCCTTTATTATATCAAGTAGCAACAGCAGGTCTAAATCCTGCGGATATTGCAGTTCCTATTCGTGCGCAATTTACAAACGCCGAAAACGTGGAAGTGCATTTAGGTCGGGTTTCTCAAGTGAACTTAAAAGATAAGTTCATTCAAGAAGGCGATATCCGTGTTGATTTCGACTATTTGATTCTCGCATGTGGTGCACAACATAGTTATTTCGGAAAAAACGAATGGGAAGAGTTCGCTCCAGGTTTAAAAACTGTGGAGCAAGCGACTGAAATTCGTCGTCGTATTCTGTCGGCATTTGAAGAGGCAGAAAACGAACAAGATCCAAAACGTCAGGAAGCTCTTTTAAATTTTGTGGTGGTTGGTGGTGGACCGACAGGTGTTGAACTTGCCGGGGCGATCGCAGATATCGCGCGTACGGTTTTGGTGGAAGATTTTAAACATATTAATCCAGCCAGTGCCCACGTGATGTTAGTCGAAGCGGGACCCAAGATTTTGGCGTCGTTTGACGAGAAATTGTCGGCTCATGCTTTGCGCGATTTAAAAGATTTAGGTGTGGATGTGCGTTTAAATGGTCGTGTTGAAAATATCACGGCCACAGGCGTGCAAATTGGAAACGAATTTGTTCAAACGAAGTCAGTGTTCTGGGCGGCTGGTGTTCAAGCCTCGCGCTTGAATTTAAGTCCAACTGTCGAAATGGATCGCGCGGGACGCATTAAAGTGAATAAAGATTTCAGCGTTCCTGGGCACAAAGAAGTTTTTGTTGTCGGAGATATGGCAGCCTTCGAATTGACAAGTGGTAAATCGTTACCAGGTTTAGCTCCTGCGGCAATGCAAGCAGGTCGCTATGTTGCGGATGTGATCTTGAAAGAGATCGCAGGCAAAAAGCACGACGACTTTAAGTATTTAGATAAAGGCCAGATGGCGACGATCGGCAAACGTAAAGCGATCACTCAATACGGAAGAATTCGTATGGTGGGGTTCTTTGCGTGGATGGCGTGGTTGTTTGTGCATGTTTTTTATTTGATCGGTTTTAAAAACAGAATCTCGGTCATGGCGCAGTGGACGTGGAGCTATTTATTTTCTAAACGCGGAGCTCGATTGATCACTGAACGTGACTGGAAACTTAAGCCTTAA
- a CDS encoding efflux RND transporter permease subunit — MSLPKISINRPIFITCVTLAIMVVGWACFKAMSVDLFPDVSVPVVTVQTTYKGAGPAEIETLVSRPIEDEVSTISGIKRMTSKNMEGVSQVIVEFVSSVDSKYAEQQVRDKVNIAKPKLPDEVDDPVIKKFDPSDTPILMVSLTGKDIGDAVLYDIADQIIKPRLEQVNNVGAIEILGGRKREIHVLLDRNKLRNREMSVTQVASQVGAMGENIPSGKVNQGGKELTFRGLGEFRNVQEISDTLVNLYGNEVPTRVADLGVVKDTLEDETSRGFVNGEKSIFLQVYRQSGSNTVKVADDVIKQMEKLKPELAKMEGAPSIKLVTNASQKIKDNVEDVNETIIIGIILTVITVFFFLGSARTTLITAFALPVSLIGAFMLMKIAGFSINIVSMLALTLAVGLLIDDAIVVVENIYRRMELGEDSITAAEKGTTEIQMAVMAISLVVIAVFVPVGTMSGTIGQFLKQFGFTVVFSMIISWFVAMTIIPMLTAYFGGSGHGGGAHGGHAHKPASFYDKTLGRLVKGFDRFQTMLENIYEKFLRVTLRHPLMTIGATLLVFILSIYTVTKVPGAFIADDDSGEITVTLEMEPGTSLDGMNKVGVEVDKIIHQNEQVVYTTMIIGTVYGESNKAEFYVRMKDGKERGMTTEKFRDVLRGQLKDYAFANPVVKKYDSTGGMAQQPFILNIISADPKELESSAMKMFDALKKDPRLKDVNSNYRPGKPELQVHVKPGAAKTYGINTKTLGAELRAQVEGATPAKFREKGREYDVRVRLVEDQRDLNKTYGSVWVPNINRKLVRLADVANGDLTSGPASIERMDRGRYIQITAGLAPGAGLSDVVNDAVKKMSEGDTKFPSSVRYNFGGDAENMQELAGSTILALGFAVMFIYLILASLYESFITPITIMVALPLALCGAFFGLFLMNEILSLFAVFGFFMLIGVAGKNGILLVDFTNQMMAEGKSRADALVMAGKTRLRPILMTSFALIAGTLPVAIGMNAASKSRTAMGVAIIGGMISSTILTLIVVPAVFTYVDRFRIWANKLGAKFTTSKKGDEEVSLELPEVNAQPASNTSGAGEYALTTSES; from the coding sequence TGTTGGTTGGGCGTGCTTCAAAGCGATGAGCGTCGACTTATTCCCAGACGTATCCGTACCAGTTGTTACAGTTCAAACAACTTATAAAGGTGCAGGCCCTGCAGAGATCGAAACACTAGTTTCTCGTCCAATCGAAGACGAAGTGTCTACTATCTCTGGTATCAAACGTATGACTTCTAAAAACATGGAAGGCGTATCGCAAGTTATCGTAGAGTTCGTATCTTCAGTTGATTCGAAATACGCAGAACAACAAGTGCGCGATAAAGTAAATATCGCGAAACCAAAACTTCCAGATGAAGTTGACGATCCAGTTATCAAAAAGTTTGACCCGTCAGATACTCCTATCTTGATGGTTTCTTTGACTGGTAAAGACATTGGCGACGCGGTTCTTTACGATATCGCGGACCAAATTATCAAACCACGTTTAGAACAAGTAAATAACGTTGGTGCGATTGAAATCCTGGGTGGTCGTAAAAGAGAAATCCACGTTCTTCTAGATCGCAACAAACTTCGCAATCGTGAAATGTCAGTGACTCAAGTTGCATCACAAGTGGGTGCGATGGGTGAAAACATTCCATCTGGTAAAGTGAATCAAGGTGGTAAAGAGCTGACTTTCCGTGGCTTGGGTGAGTTCCGTAACGTGCAAGAGATCTCTGATACTCTTGTGAACTTGTACGGTAATGAAGTGCCAACACGTGTGGCCGATCTGGGTGTGGTGAAAGATACTCTTGAAGATGAAACTTCACGCGGTTTTGTAAACGGTGAAAAATCAATCTTCTTGCAAGTGTACCGTCAGTCAGGTTCGAACACTGTGAAAGTGGCAGACGACGTTATTAAACAAATGGAGAAGCTAAAACCTGAACTTGCAAAAATGGAAGGCGCGCCTTCAATCAAGCTTGTGACGAATGCTTCGCAAAAAATTAAAGATAACGTTGAAGACGTAAATGAAACGATCATCATCGGTATCATTCTGACAGTTATCACAGTGTTCTTCTTCTTGGGAAGTGCACGTACAACATTGATCACAGCATTCGCATTGCCGGTTTCTTTGATCGGTGCCTTCATGTTGATGAAGATTGCGGGCTTCTCGATCAATATCGTATCGATGTTGGCATTGACGTTGGCGGTCGGTCTTCTGATCGACGACGCGATCGTGGTCGTGGAAAATATCTATCGTCGTATGGAATTGGGTGAAGACTCGATCACGGCGGCTGAAAAAGGTACGACAGAGATCCAAATGGCCGTTATGGCGATCTCGCTGGTAGTTATCGCGGTATTCGTGCCAGTAGGTACGATGTCAGGTACGATCGGTCAGTTCTTGAAACAGTTCGGTTTCACGGTTGTGTTCTCGATGATCATTTCGTGGTTCGTCGCGATGACAATCATTCCGATGTTGACTGCATACTTCGGTGGTTCTGGTCACGGTGGTGGCGCCCATGGTGGTCACGCTCATAAACCAGCATCGTTCTATGACAAAACTTTGGGTCGCTTGGTTAAAGGTTTCGACCGTTTCCAAACGATGCTTGAAAATATTTACGAGAAATTCTTGCGCGTAACACTTCGCCATCCATTGATGACGATCGGTGCAACGTTGCTTGTGTTCATCTTGTCTATCTATACAGTGACAAAAGTTCCTGGTGCGTTCATCGCCGATGACGACTCGGGAGAGATCACTGTGACTTTGGAAATGGAACCAGGCACAAGCTTGGATGGTATGAACAAAGTGGGCGTGGAAGTGGATAAGATCATCCACCAAAATGAACAGGTTGTTTATACAACAATGATCATCGGTACTGTTTACGGTGAATCGAATAAAGCTGAGTTCTATGTTCGTATGAAAGACGGCAAAGAACGTGGCATGACGACAGAGAAATTCAGAGATGTGCTTCGTGGTCAGTTGAAAGATTATGCTTTCGCGAATCCAGTTGTTAAGAAGTACGACTCGACAGGTGGTATGGCGCAACAACCATTCATCTTGAACATTATCTCTGCCGATCCGAAGGAACTTGAATCAAGCGCGATGAAAATGTTCGATGCTTTGAAAAAAGATCCTCGTTTGAAAGACGTGAACTCGAATTACCGTCCGGGTAAACCTGAACTGCAAGTTCATGTGAAACCAGGAGCTGCGAAAACTTACGGTATCAACACAAAAACATTGGGCGCAGAATTGCGTGCTCAAGTTGAGGGTGCGACGCCAGCTAAGTTCCGCGAAAAAGGTCGTGAGTACGACGTCCGTGTTCGTTTGGTCGAAGATCAACGTGACTTGAATAAAACTTACGGTTCAGTTTGGGTTCCAAATATCAACCGTAAATTGGTTCGCTTGGCTGACGTGGCTAACGGTGACTTAACATCAGGTCCTGCATCGATCGAGCGTATGGACCGTGGTCGTTACATCCAAATCACAGCGGGTCTTGCCCCAGGTGCAGGTTTGAGTGACGTCGTGAACGATGCCGTGAAAAAAATGTCTGAAGGCGATACAAAATTCCCTTCGTCAGTTCGTTACAACTTCGGTGGTGACGCCGAGAACATGCAAGAGCTTGCAGGTTCAACGATCTTGGCTTTGGGCTTCGCGGTGATGTTCATTTACTTGATCCTTGCATCGCTTTACGAATCATTCATCACACCGATCACGATCATGGTGGCATTACCACTTGCATTGTGCGGAGCTTTCTTCGGTCTGTTTTTGATGAACGAGATCCTTTCATTGTTCGCAGTGTTCGGATTCTTTATGTTGATTGGTGTTGCGGGTAAGAACGGTATCTTGCTTGTCGACTTTACGAACCAAATGATGGCAGAGGGCAAATCTCGTGCAGATGCACTAGTGATGGCGGGCAAAACTCGTTTGCGCCCAATCTTGATGACATCGTTTGCTTTGATCGCTGGTACTTTGCCAGTGGCAATCGGCATGAATGCGGCTTCGAAATCCCGTACAGCTATGGGTGTGGCGATCATCGGTGGTATGATTTCCTCAACAATTTTGACTTTGATTGTGGTTCCTGCGGTATTTACTTATGTCGATCGTTTCAGAATTTGGGCCAATAAACTTGGCGCAAAATTCACAACGAGCAAAAAAGGTGACGAAGAAGTTTCCTTGGAATTGCCAGAAGTAAACGCACAACCAGCATCAAATACATCAGGGGCTGGGGAGTATGCGCTTACAACGTCCGAGAGCTGA